The Populus alba chromosome 4, ASM523922v2, whole genome shotgun sequence genome contains a region encoding:
- the LOC118038764 gene encoding alpha carbonic anhydrase 7-like, translating to MGKLAIQLLFLITFFLVLVSHILPITSQEVEDEKEFDYNPNGEKGPAQWGRIHPEWGACSNGSMQSPIDLLNERVDIVSHLGRLNRSYKPGNATLRNRGHDMMLKWESGAGTIEINGTEYVLNQCHWHSPSEHTINGKRLPLEVHMVHESLDGKVAVVGILYKIGRPDSFLSSLTKQLQSVAGTNERDTVVGVVDPRNIKIGSRKYYRYFGSLTIPPCTENVQWTIVKKVRTATREQVRLLRVAVHDDSDTNARPLQPLNSRPVKLFRPEDKDD from the exons ATGGGAAAGCTAGCAATCCAGCTCCTCTTTTTGATCACTTTCTTCCTCGTTCTTGTTTCCCATATCCTCCCGATAACATCTCAAGAAGTTG AGGATGAAAAGGAATTTGATTACAATCCAAATGGTGAGAAGGGACCGGCTCAATGGGGAAGGATTCACCCTGAATGGGGTGCATGTAGCAATGGATCTATGCAGTCCCCTATCGATCTGTTGAACGAAAGAGTTGATATAGTCTCCCATTTGGGGAGACTCAATAGAAGTTACAAGCCTGGCAATGCCACTCTTAGGAATAGGGGACATGATATGATG CTGAAATGGGAAAGTGGTGCAGGAACTATTGAAATAAATGGAACTGAATATGTACTCAACCAGTGTCACTGGCATTCACCTTCTGAACATACAATCAATGGCAAGAG GCTTCCTTTAGAGGTGCACATGGTTCATGAGAGCCTCGATGGAAAGGTTGCTGTTGTTGGGATTCTGTACAAGATAGGAAGACCAGACTCCTTCCTGTCATCT CTGACAAAACAATTACAATCCGTTGCCGGCACAAATGAACGAGACACCGTGGTTGGCGTAGTCGATCCAAGGAACATTAAGATAGGCAGCAGAAAGTACTATAGATACTTCGGCTCCCTCACGATTCCTCCTTGCACTGAAAATGTTCAGTGGACCATTGTGAAAAAG GTGAGGACTGCCACAAGAGAACAAGTCAGGTTGCTTCGTGTAGCTGTTCATGAT GACTCGGACACAAATGCAAGACCTCTGCAACCATTAAATAGTCGACCGGTGAAACTTTTTAGACCGGAAGACAAAGATGACTGA